From Callospermophilus lateralis isolate mCalLat2 chromosome 5, mCalLat2.hap1, whole genome shotgun sequence, a single genomic window includes:
- the Rad1 gene encoding cell cycle checkpoint protein RAD1 isoform X2, producing MVNSDWFINLNYRTLSSKYLTPLILTIHLYKAEIFQEFVVQEESITFRINLTVLLDCLSIFGSSPMPGTLTALRMCYQGYGHPLMLFLEEGGVVTVCKINTQEPEETLDFDFCSTNVINKIILQSEGLREAFSELDMTSEVLQITMSPDKPYFRLSTFGNAGSSHLDYPKDSDLMEAFHCNQTQVNRYKISLLKPSTKALVLSCKVSIRTDNRGFLSLQYMIRNEDGQICFVEYYCCPDEEVPES from the exons ATGGTTAATAGTGACTGGTTTATTAATCTAAACTATAGGACACTCTCTTCTAAGTATTTAACTCCTTTAATCCTCACAATACACCTATATAAG GCTGAAATATTTCAAGAGTTTGTGGTTCAGGAAGAGTCTATTACTTTTCGAATTAATTTAACAGTCCTTTTGGACTGCTTATCTATTTTTGGATCAAGTCCTATGCCAG GGACTTTAACTGCACTTCGAATGTGTTACCAAGGCTATGGTCACCCTTTGATGTTATTTCTGGAAGAGGGAGGAGTAGTAACGGTCTGCAAAATCAATACTCAGGAGCCcgaggagacccttgattttgatTTCTGTAGCACCAATGTTATTAATAAAATTATTCTGCAGTCAGAAGGGCTCCGTGAAGCATTTTCTGAATTGGATATGACAAGTGAGGTCCTCCAGATCACCATGTCTCCTGATAAGCCATATTTCAG GTTATCTACTTTTGGAAATGCAGGAAGCTCCCACCTTGATTATCCCAAAGATTCTGATTTGATGGAAGCATTTCATTGTAATCAGACCCAGGTTAACAG ATACAAGATTTCTTTACTGAAACCCTCTACCAAGGCATTAGTTTTATCTTGTAAGGTATCTATTCGGACAGATAACCGGGGATTCCTCTCATTACAGTACATGATTAGAAATGAAGATGGACAAATATGTTTTGTAGAATATTACTGTTGCCCTGATGAAGAAGTTCCTGAATCTTGA
- the Brix1 gene encoding ribosome biogenesis protein BRX1 homolog: protein MVATKRKRRGDLAVQAKKPKRNEKNAKSLSKSPVKAEEVEEEEKDRIPGPVCKGKWKNKERILIFSSRGINFRTRHLMQDLRMLMPHSKADTKMDRKDKLFVINEVCEMKNCNKCIYFEAKKKQDLYMWLSNSPHGPSAKFLVQNIHTLAELKLTGNCLKGSRPLLSFDPAFDELSHYSLLKELLIQIFSTPRYHPKSQPFVDHVFTFTILDNRIWFRNFQIIEEDAALVEIGPRFVLNLIKIFQGSFGGPTLYENPHYQSPNMHRRIIRSITAAKYKEKQQVKDVQKLRKKEPKTILPHDPTEDVFVTPAEKKPIEIQWVKPEPKVDLKARKKRIYKRQRKMNQKVNSGSAK from the exons ATGGTGGCAACCAAGAGGAAACGGCGTGGGGATTTGGCGGTTCAGGCGAAGAAGCCAAAAAGAAACGAAAAAAATGCCAAGTCTTTATCTAAGTCGCCTGTCAAGGCAGAAGAGgtggaggaagaagagaaagaccGTATCCCAGGTCCCGTTTGCAAG ggCAAATGGAAGAATAAGGAACGaattctcattttttcttctagAGGAATAAATTTCAGAACAAGACATTTAATGCAGGACTTGAGAATGTTGATGCCTCATTCTAAAGCAG ataCTAAAATGGATCGTAAAGATAAGTTATTTGTAATTAATGAG GTCTGTGAAATGAAAAACTGCAATAAATGCATCTATTTTGAAGCTAAGAAAAAACAGGATCTCTATATGTG GCTTTCAAATTCACCTCATGGACCATCTGCCAAATTCCTTGTTCAAAACA TTCATACCCTGGCTGAATTAAAGCTGACAGGAAATTGTTTGAAAGGTTCTAGGCCCCTTTTGTCTTTTGACCCT GCTTTTGATGAATTGTCACACTATTCATTGTTAAAAGAACTCTTAATTCAG attTTTAGTACACCCAGATATCATCCCAAAAGCCAACCATTTGTGGACCATGTGTTTACTTTCACCATTTTGGATAACAGAATATGGTTTCGGAACTTTCAG ATCATAGAAGAAGATGCTGCTCTTGTAGAAATAGGACCTCGTTTTGTCTTGAATCTTATAAAGATTTTTCAAGGAAGTTTTGGAGGACCAACTTTATATGAAAATCCTCACTACCAGTCACCAAACATG CATCGGCGTATCATAAGATCTATCACAGCTGCAAAATACAAAGAGAAACAGCAAGTGAAAGATGTGCAGAAACTGCGAAAGAAAGAGCCAAAGACTATTCTTCCACATGATCCCACTGAAGATGTTTTTGTTACACCAGCTGAGAAAAAACCAATAGAAATACAGTGGGTAAAACCAGAGCCAAAAGTCGATttgaaagcaagaaaaaaaaggatTTACAAAAGGCAAAGAAAAATGAACCAGAAGGTGAACAGTGGGAGTGCAAAATGA
- the Rad1 gene encoding cell cycle checkpoint protein RAD1 isoform X1, whose translation MPLLTQQVQDENENSLVASLDNVRNLSTILKAIHFKDFATCFATKNGIKVTVENAKCVQANAFIQAEIFQEFVVQEESITFRINLTVLLDCLSIFGSSPMPGTLTALRMCYQGYGHPLMLFLEEGGVVTVCKINTQEPEETLDFDFCSTNVINKIILQSEGLREAFSELDMTSEVLQITMSPDKPYFRLSTFGNAGSSHLDYPKDSDLMEAFHCNQTQVNRYKISLLKPSTKALVLSCKVSIRTDNRGFLSLQYMIRNEDGQICFVEYYCCPDEEVPES comes from the exons ATGCCCCTCCTAACCCAACAGGTCCAAGATGAGAATGAGAACAGCTTAGTGGCCAGCCTTGACAACGTCAGGAATCTCTCTACTATCTTGAAAGCTATTCATTTCAAAGACTTTGCCACATGTTTCGCTACTAAAAATGGAATCAAGGTTACAGTGGAAAATGCAAAGTGTGTGCAAGCAAATGCTTTTATTCAG GCTGAAATATTTCAAGAGTTTGTGGTTCAGGAAGAGTCTATTACTTTTCGAATTAATTTAACAGTCCTTTTGGACTGCTTATCTATTTTTGGATCAAGTCCTATGCCAG GGACTTTAACTGCACTTCGAATGTGTTACCAAGGCTATGGTCACCCTTTGATGTTATTTCTGGAAGAGGGAGGAGTAGTAACGGTCTGCAAAATCAATACTCAGGAGCCcgaggagacccttgattttgatTTCTGTAGCACCAATGTTATTAATAAAATTATTCTGCAGTCAGAAGGGCTCCGTGAAGCATTTTCTGAATTGGATATGACAAGTGAGGTCCTCCAGATCACCATGTCTCCTGATAAGCCATATTTCAG GTTATCTACTTTTGGAAATGCAGGAAGCTCCCACCTTGATTATCCCAAAGATTCTGATTTGATGGAAGCATTTCATTGTAATCAGACCCAGGTTAACAG ATACAAGATTTCTTTACTGAAACCCTCTACCAAGGCATTAGTTTTATCTTGTAAGGTATCTATTCGGACAGATAACCGGGGATTCCTCTCATTACAGTACATGATTAGAAATGAAGATGGACAAATATGTTTTGTAGAATATTACTGTTGCCCTGATGAAGAAGTTCCTGAATCTTGA